One Fusarium falciforme chromosome 1, complete sequence genomic window carries:
- a CDS encoding Amidase, with the protein MAPPSDFADYPKPVEGPNVKYHRRVDNNPVFRGLPLAIGAGIISRVGFLQQHFWDNARFGTIKDIPDLDEMPFRFHPTVTPLGDTKPMLEFEPDLLKAKYTDSPARYYTVAEYHEMFKSGHVTPLQVAEALLPLITKPSGKYSDAWVESPGKDHLVLEAAEASTERYAAGKPLSILDGVPIGVKDDTAVKGYSNNNGMKHHPGLPYFKEKEESLWPVKKLQEAGAVVIGKNCMHELGSDTNGCNVAQGTPTNWHNKSYYPGGSSSGAASSISLGIVPIAVGTDAGGSIRVPAAFNGVYGLKPSHHRTVYMNNTMCVTGPLAATVSDLTIAYRVMSQPNPDCATQSRFGLSIPPAPGSNKVMGICRDWWGQADQRVKDVCERAVDYFANKCGYEIVDISIPYLPEAQLAHSAICIAEMAADARRRAVNPADWLTLVGPVNKVLMSVGAKTPAGDLLKLNALRELIMRHLAFLFQKHPGLLIMTPVSPMNGWPITPGDEKYGMIDGDKTIHSMSYIFLANMTGTPSLSAPVGYLDPDQGEGKLPVGLLATGEWGSEEQLLAWAAEAEDYLHHATETSRRRPSEWVDVMNLNKADA; encoded by the exons ATGGCGCCTCCATCCGACTTTGCCGACTACCCCAAGCCCGTCGAGGGTCCTAACGTAAAATACCACCGCAGGGTCGATAACAATCCCGTATTTCGAGGTCTACCCCTCGCAATTGGCGCTGGCAT CATCTCGAGAGTCGGGTTCCTCCAGCAGCACTTTTGGGACAATGCTAGATTCGGCACCATCAAGGACATTCCTGATCTCGATGAGATGCCTTTTAGGTTTCAT CCAACCGTCACTCCCTTGGGAGATACCAAGCCCATGCTCGAGTTTGAACCAGACCTtctcaaggccaagtacACCGACTCACCGGCTCGCTACTACACCGTCGCCGAGTATCACGAGATGTTCAAGTCCGGCCATGTGACGCCCCTCCAAGTTGCCGAGGCCCTTCTGCCCCTCATCACCAAGCCATCCGGCAAGTATTCCGATGCCTGGGTCGAGTCTCCTGGCAAGGACCATCTCGTTCTTGAGGCCGCAGAGGCGTCTACTGAACGGTATGCTGCCGGCAAGCCGCTGAGCATCCTCGATGGCGTGCCCATTGGTGTCAAGGATGACACTGCTGTCAAGGGATACTCTAACAACAACGGCATGAAGCATCACCCAGGTCTTCCCTATTttaaggagaaggaagaatcTCTCTGGCCTGTCAAGAAGCTTCAAGAGGCTGGTGCCGTGGTCATTGGCAAGAATTGTATGCATGAGCTTGGCTCAG ACACCAACGGATGCAAT GTCGCCCAAGGAACCCCAACCAACTGGCACAACAAGTCCTACTACCCCGGTGGTTCTTCTTCTGGCGCCgcctcttccatctccctcGGCATCGTCCCAATTGCCGTTGGAACCGATGCTGGAGGCAGCATCCGTGTCCCAGCCGCCTTTAACGGAGTCTACGGCCTCAAGCCTTCGCATCACCGCACAGTCTACATGAACAACACCATGTGCGTCACTGGCCCCCTCGCCGCCACTGTCTCGGATCTCACCATTGCCTACCGCGTCATGTCCCAGCCCAACCCAGACTGCGCCACTCAGAGCCGCTTCGGCTTGTCCATCCCACCAGCTCCGGGATCTAACAAGGTCATGGGCATCTGCCGCGATTGGTGGGGTCAGGCAGACCAGCGTGTCAAGGATGTGTGCGAGCGAGCTGTCGACTACTTTGCCAACAAGTGCGGCTACGAGATCGTCGACATTTCCATCCCCTATCTCCCCGAGGCTCAGCTCGCGCACAGCGCCATCTGCATCGCAGAGATGGCCGCTGACGCCCGCCGCCGCGCTGTCAACCCGGCCGATTGGCTCACCCTAGTCGGCCCCGTCAACAAGGTCCTCATGTCCGTCGGAGCCAAGACACCTGCGGGCGACctgctcaagctcaacgCTCTCCGGGAGCTCATCATGAGACACCTGGCATTCCTCTTCCAGAAGCACCCAGGCCTGCTCATCATGACTCCCGTGTCGCCCATGAACGGGTGGCCAATCACGCCCGGCGATGAAAAGTATGGCATGATTGATGGTGACAAGACTATCCACAGCATGAGCTACATCTTCCTAGCCAACATGACGGGAACGCCCTCTCTGTCAGCACCGGTAGGATACCTTGATCCTGATCAAGGCGAGGGTAAGTTGCCGGTTGGTTTGCTGGCGACAGGAGAATGGGGCAGCGAGGAACAGCTCCTGGCCTGGGCCGCAGAAGCCGAAGATTATCTGCACCATGCAACTGAGACGAGTCGCCGTCGCCCAAGCGAGTGGGTAGATGTCATGAACCTGAACAAGGCAGATGCTTAG
- a CDS encoding Zn(2)-C6 fungal-type domain-containing protein translates to MASDMKASIHRFRLRRVSPSPRDAGRARSASPPVSPDKRLQEAPQRDAQPRRQDGQQQQQPRQPPPTGRGSGGRPIAPACDRCRSFKKKCSRTYPVCSLCASAGQRCSYTSPIANAEAQAHQLRSRVQWLSRYINENLLPPGQQGGIDAIETGVDLGPVLSGGQRNGVGPPATSGAASSPLSRVPGPATPPLDTTGPLPLIRGRDHPMTGQQSSDVRIEDRDPGTVRTTSSHLSYQASSDGSVTRRRLIARQALPPDIAPSRFVDAFFRHVNRAYPFVDQVKIRRDLESLGDASPADQDPPMTLLYLVMAIGCTSLVRAGQIPSDTAKRFDVVYPDIIQECLCNEGVESVQILVLLGLYSLFDPTATSAYFIVGIAARQAMVIGLTRPDDQPRTPAETELRHRLYWSIFVLDRMMAASQGLPVALTDEHASVPLPGLTVEEFASTDRAVYARNLQTSRHVIQLRQLEYRILHAVHLQRTAETAGISSLDRRAVLSSLRSEIEDWYSNGCLMSPMEADNLPIHSSVTWLSAQYYHLLVLLYFPNHFNSAASAVPRSELLEFARKQLQANSALLQQRQLPLNRVSLCRLLPVCLVLMHDFVASYGSSDWGAQGPAPFAARDEVAVLITILEAFPKGWTVAHEAARIIQQFAGVMTGHGSMATAYFGTQTVFPATGKESVEELVRPCITSFTGLLHQFLGKATCFQAIEYAAETKEVEKIGQVGVAAQQTTTNSLWLNGTESNAGGVNEEAVLGYGWGSWDLDFL, encoded by the coding sequence ATGGCATCTGATATGAAGGCTTCGATCCACCGCTTCCGCCTCCGCAGGGTGTCTCCATCCCCGAGAGATGCCGGTCGGGCCCGGTCCGCTTCACCTCCAGTGTCTCCTGATAAGCGGCTGCAGGAGGCACCCCAGCGAGATGCGCAACCTCGCCGACAGGAtggacagcagcaacagcagccgaGACAGCCTCCGCCAACGGGTCGGGGTTCGGGAGGGAGACCCATAGCTCCGGCCTGTGATCGATGTCGCAGTTTCAAGAAGAAGTGCAGTCGCACCTATCCCGTGTGTTCTCTCTGCGCCAGCGCCGGTCAGAGATGTTCTTACACTAGCCCTATTGCCAACGCGGAGGCGCAGGCCCACCAGCTTCGCTCGCGTGTGCAATGGCTTAGTCGCTATATCAACGAGAACCTGCTCCCGCCAGGTCAGCAGGGTGGGATAGATGCCATCGAAACTGGAGTTGATCTAGGCCCCGTGCTCAGCGGTGGGCAACGGAACGGCGTGGGGCCTCCCGCAACCTCGGGCGCAGCATCGTCACCCCTTTCAAGGGTTCCGGGTCCGGCGACCCCTCCGTTGGATACCACCGGACCTCTCCCGTTGATCCGTGGGCGTGACCACCCTATGACCGGGCAGCAGAGCAGTGACGTGCGGATAGAGGACAGAGACCCGGGCACCGTGAGAACCACGAGCAGTCATCTCTCTTACCAAGCCTCGAGTGACGGCTCTGTCACCAGACGGCGCTTAATCGCTCGACAAGCCCTTCCTCCCGATATTGCGCCAAGCCGTTTCGTGGATGCCTTCTTTCGCCATGTTAACCGAGCATATCCTTTTGTGGATCAGGTCAAGATACGTCGTGACCTCGAGTCCCTAGGAGATGCTTCTCCTGCGGACCAAGATCCTCCCATGACGTTGCTGTATCTTGTCATGGCCATCGGATGTACATCTCTAGTACGGGCAGGACAGATACCGAGTGACACGGCCAAGCGATTTGATGTAGTCTATCCAGACATCATCCAGGAGTGTCTTTGCAATGAGGGCGTCGAGTCGGTACAGATCCTTGTTCTCTTGGGACTATACTCCCTTTTTGATCCCACAGCGACCTCCGCATACTTTATCGTCGGCATCGCTGCTCGTCAGGCTATGGTCATTGGGTTGACGAGGCCAGACGACCAACCTCGTACACCGGCCGAGACGGAACTCAGGCATCGACTATACTGGAGCATCTTCGTTCTAGACCGCATGATGGCTGCATCACAAGGCCTCCCAGTGGCATTGACGGATGAGCACGCCAGCGTTCCGCTCCCAGGGCTCACGGTTGAGGAGTTTGCGAGTACGGATAGAGCTGTATATGCTCGAAACCTACAGACCAGCCGGCATGTCATACAACTTCGACAACTGGAGTATCGGATTCTTCACGCAGTACATCTGCAACGAACCGCAGAGACTGCAGGTATCTCGTCTTTAGATCGGCGTGCAGTGCTCAGCAGCTTGAGGTCAGAGATCGAGGACTGGTACAGCAACGGGTGCCTTATGTCGCCAATGGAGGCCGATAACCTACCTATTCACAGCAGTGTCACCTGGCTAAGCGCACAGTATTATCACTTACTTGTTCTCCTTTACTTCCCCAACCACTTCAACAGTGCGGCATCGGCGGTGCCTCGGTCAGAACTGCTCGAGTTTGCTCGAAAGCAGCTCCAGGCCAACTCAGCTCTCCTGCAGCAACGACAGCTACCACTGAACCGGGTGTCACTGTGCAGGTTGCTACCCGTGTGTCTGGTGCTGATGCACGACTTTGTGGCATCATACGGCTCAAGCGATTGGGGAGCACAAGGACCGGCACCGTTCGCGGCCAGGGACGAAGTAGCTGTCCTAATCACAATCCTCGAAGCATTCCCGAAAGGATGGACGGTAGCACACGAGGCAGCTCGCATAATCCAGCAGTTTGCGGGGGTAATGACAGGACACGGAAGTATGGCGACTGCGTACTTTGGTACACAAACAGTATTCCCGGCGACGGGCAAGGAGAGCGTTGAAGAGCTGGTGAGGCCTTGTATCACGAGCTTCACGGGACTATTGCACCAGTTTCTGGGAAAGGCGACATGCTTCCAGGCGATCGAGTATGCTGCTGAAACGAAGGAGGTTGAAAAGATTGGGCAAGTTGGAGTCGCGGCGCAGCAAACCACGACGAATTCGCTGTGGTTGAATGGAACGGAGTCGAACGCCGGGGGCGTGAACGAGGAGGCTGTGCTCGGGTATGGATGGGGTTCCTGGGATCTCGATTTCCTTTGA